The window CGTCGGCGTCGGCGTCGTCGAACTGGGCCGACAGGGGCTCCGTCTCGACCCCGTCACCGTCCGCCCCGCTCGCGCCCGCGCCCGGGACTGGGACCGCAGCGCCCGCAAGCGTCGCCGTCAGCACGAGCACGGCCAGAGAGACGACCCGGAAATTCATACTGGTTCCAGAGACTTCGGGCGCATAAAACGTGCGAAACGGAAAGTGTTCATCGACTGACTGTCCTGTCGTTACCGGACACCGAGACTGGCCCGGGAGTCGGTACCGCTATCGTCTTCGTCCCCGCCGTTCGATTCGTTGGGATCGGGGTCGTCGTCGGGCGTGAGGTCGCTGACCGTGTCGCCCAGCGACGTAGACGTCTCAGCCACGTCGTCCACGAAGGAGTTGATCGCCTCGTGGACGTCCGTTACGAAGTCCGGAACCTGATCGGGAAGGTCCGCCGGGGGACCGCCTCCCTGTCCCTCTCCCCCTCCTTGTCCAGGGACCGCGGCTACAGCGCCGGTTGCGCCGATCGATACGACCGCTGCCATCGCCACGACGAGCAGTGTGCGTCGAACCATTGCATCAGTCACTGTGACAGTCACGGTATTCAATCGGGGTGTCCGTATCGCCGGTTTGAGTCGATTTGGCGGCGGTTTTCGCTCGTTTTCGCGGCTCGAACGGGTCCGCGAACGACCGCCGCAGGCGACAGCGGACAGACTAAGAGTCCCGGCGACGAACGGTAGCCCATGAGTCTCCCGATCGACCCCGCGACGATCGACCCGGAGGAGTACGGCGAAAAGCAGGCCGTCCTCGAGATGGAGCACGAGGAGGCGATCGAACACGTCCGCGAGGTGTGTACGGACGTCGGGTTCGGCATCCCGGTCGAGTTCTCGCCCTCGGAACTGCTCAACGAGAAAGTCGACGCCGATCGGGACCCGTACTACGTGCTGGGCGCGTGCAACCCCGAAATCGCGGACCAGGCCCTCGAAGAAACGCCGAAGATCGGCGGTCTCTTCCCCTGTAACATGATCGTCTGGGAAGAAGAACCGGGTCGGCAGCGCGTCTACCACGTCTCCATCATGAAGATCGCCCGCCTGCTCGGAACGGCCCCGGACAACGAGGCGTGGGCCGGGATCATCGACGAGACGGGCGACTACGTCGAGGAGGCGTTCGAACGCTTCGACTCGGTCGAGACTGAGATCACGGACTGACCGTCGACTCGAGTCGCGCCCCGTCCCCGTTTCGCCGTCGGTTCGCGGTCGTGGCGCTCGAGGTTCCGTTCTCGCCGCGATTTCCTCCCGGTAGCGTCTCGGCCATCGGCAACCGATCGAACGCGGCGGCACGGCCGACGGCGGGAAATGTCAATACTTACGTATTGGACGGATTACATCGGGCCATGGACGTCCGCACCGCGTTCTTCGGGTTGTTGCTCGTCGCCCTGGGTACGATCGCCGCCCTGCTCGTCGCGCCGCTGTTACAGTA of the Halobiforma lacisalsi AJ5 genome contains:
- a CDS encoding DUF302 domain-containing protein, whose translation is MSLPIDPATIDPEEYGEKQAVLEMEHEEAIEHVREVCTDVGFGIPVEFSPSELLNEKVDADRDPYYVLGACNPEIADQALEETPKIGGLFPCNMIVWEEEPGRQRVYHVSIMKIARLLGTAPDNEAWAGIIDETGDYVEEAFERFDSVETEITD